One Prunus dulcis chromosome 8, ALMONDv2, whole genome shotgun sequence DNA window includes the following coding sequences:
- the LOC117638363 gene encoding uncharacterized protein LOC117638363: MPILSSQKVNPRRIRAFNKQDATLAPKAKNFKMIKGSYWVCGKLGHKAQECHHRRDHNPTNQGNNHGRNNQANVTEDFVAVVSETSMVSNDKDWWIDTGATKHIYGDRNMFYDYHQISSGEKLYMGNVFASVIQGIGKVVLKFTFGKNLTLQNVLLVPEIRKNLVSGPLLSNKGFKLVFESNNKDEALNLFKTYKAEVENQIERKIKLMQNSLRKYILTKKINMVPLESGHMIKVMMKLLPQEFKK; the protein is encoded by the exons ATGCCAATATTGTCAAGCCAAAAGGTCAATCCAAGAAGAATAAGGGCATTTAACAAGCAAGATGCTACCCTTGcaccaaaagcaaagaatttCAAGATGATAAAGGGCTCCTACTGGGTTTGTGGAAAACTAGGCCACAAAGCACAAGAATGCCACCATCGAAGGGACCATAATCCTACCAATCAAGGCAACAATCATGGGAGAAACAACCAGGCCAATGTGACTGAGGATTTTGTTGCTGTTGTTTCAGAAACCAGTATGGTTTCGAATGACAAAGACTGGTGGATTGATACTGGTGCTACTAAGCATATCTATGGTGACAGAAACATGTTTTATGATTACCATCAGATTTCTAGTGGAGAAAAGTTGTATATGGGCAATGTCTTTGCTTCTGTAATTCAAGGAATAGGCAAAGTGGTGCTGAAATTCACTTTTGGAAAGAACTTGACCCTGCAGAATGTGCTGCTTGTTCCAGAAATTAGGAAAAACCTTGTATCAGGCCCATTGTTGAGTAACAAGGGCTTTAAACTTGTATTTGAGTCTAACAA CAAAGATGAGGCTTTGAATTTGTTTAAAACATATAAGGCTGAAGTAGAGAATCAAATTGAGAGAAAAATCAAG TTAATGCAGAATTCTTTGAGGAAATATATccttacaaagaaaataaatatggttCCACTAGAAAGCGGTCACATGATCAAAGTCATGATGAagcttcttcctcaagagttcaagaaatag